One bacterium genomic window carries:
- a CDS encoding T9SS type A sorting domain-containing protein — protein NLEWGVRDDPDRCRALGLFILGSCNRNDCLAYDPHYIYMNAPAGDYWIIVDGRDNSTIAYTLTIHCGDNPLPVELTSFDAVSEENGVHLRWTVASELDNDGFEIQRSNADSEDWVIIGYVRGRGTVSSSATYNFVDVDVVASRSYTYRLLSVGVNGEQETLGLVSATYTSAEPSVASEFRFLGNYPNPFNPSTLLRFETAEASEIAIEVFDVQGRLVSRLLSGVVAAGVHEVSFHADGLPSGLYLARLRAGSNSDLLKMILLK, from the coding sequence AACCTAGAATGGGGCGTACGCGATGATCCCGACCGCTGTCGGGCGTTGGGTCTCTTCATTCTGGGTTCCTGCAATCGTAACGATTGCCTGGCTTACGATCCCCACTACATCTATATGAACGCTCCCGCCGGGGATTACTGGATTATCGTGGACGGTCGCGACAACTCGACGATCGCGTATACTCTGACGATTCACTGCGGAGACAATCCGCTGCCCGTCGAGCTGACCTCCTTCGATGCGGTGAGCGAAGAAAACGGCGTACACCTGCGCTGGACCGTTGCCAGCGAGCTCGACAATGACGGTTTCGAGATTCAGCGTTCGAACGCCGACAGCGAGGATTGGGTCATCATCGGTTATGTTCGCGGCCGGGGCACGGTGTCCAGCAGCGCCACCTACAACTTCGTGGACGTGGACGTGGTTGCTTCCAGGTCCTACACGTATCGCTTGCTGTCGGTGGGCGTTAACGGCGAACAAGAGACGCTTGGTCTTGTTTCCGCGACTTACACTTCGGCCGAGCCAAGTGTTGCCTCGGAATTCCGGTTCCTCGGCAATTATCCGAATCCTTTCAATCCAAGCACCTTGCTGCGGTTCGAAACGGCCGAGGCGAGCGAGATCGCCATAGAGGTCTTTGACGTGCAGGGAAGACTCGTGAGCCGGCTGTTGTCGGGGGTTGTTGCGGCCGGAGTACATGAAGTGTCTTTCCATGCGGATGGACTTCCGTCCGGGCTCTATCTGGCCAGATTGCGCGCGGGTTCAAACTCTGACCTTCTGAAAATGATTCTCCTGAAATAA